In the Paucidesulfovibrio longus DSM 6739 genome, one interval contains:
- a CDS encoding IS3 family transposase (programmed frameshift), giving the protein MSRQSAKEYSTVEVVSMVQRRRWTLPEKVRIVEEASQPGMSVSFVARKYGVAPNLVFRWRKLMSDGGKAAIQADDQVVSAAEAKALKKRIRDLERLLGKKTMEVEILKEAIDIARGKKTDLAFAITLRGRFPMKRVAESLAVSRSRLAERHAGKTAARPKRYKKAPDQELLLLIRAILDERQTYGYRRVLAILNRRLEADGHLRVNHKRVYRIMRTNGLLLTRHTGKRPDRPHEGKVITLHRNTRWCSDGFEICCDNREVVRVAFALDSCDREIISYVATTRGISGSMIRDLMLESVERRFRVARTPHSVEWLSDNGSCYTARETVEFASWLGLQSRFTPVRSPESNGMAEAFVKTFKRDYVACNVCPDARTVLNCLSAWMEDYNENAPHKGLRMRSPREFIRLSLTAGCPVL; this is encoded by the exons ATGTCCAGACAGAGTGCTAAAGAGTATTCCACGGTCGAGGTCGTCAGCATGGTTCAGAGGAGGCGCTGGACGCTGCCTGAAAAGGTGCGGATTGTGGAAGAAGCCTCCCAGCCGGGGATGAGTGTCTCATTCGTGGCCCGCAAGTACGGCGTTGCTCCGAATCTCGTTTTTCGGTGGAGAAAGCTTATGAGCGATGGCGGAAAGGCCGCAATACAGGCTGACGACCAGGTCGTGAGCGCTGCCGAGGCCAAGGCGTTGAAAAAGCGCATCCGTGATCTTGAGCGCCTTCTTGGAAAGAAGACGATGGAGGTCGAGATCCTCAAGGAGGCCATCGACATCGCACGGG GAAAAAAAACTGATCTCGCGTTCGCCATTACCCTTCGAGGACGATTCCCGATGAAACGGGTGGCTGAATCCCTGGCCGTATCGCGGTCGCGGCTTGCCGAACGCCATGCGGGTAAAACTGCGGCCCGCCCGAAGCGATACAAGAAGGCCCCGGATCAAGAGCTATTGCTCTTGATCCGGGCAATTCTGGATGAGCGCCAGACGTACGGTTATCGGCGAGTGCTGGCAATTCTGAATCGCCGCCTTGAAGCTGACGGGCATCTTCGGGTGAATCACAAACGAGTTTACCGGATCATGCGCACAAACGGCCTGCTTCTCACCCGCCATACTGGTAAGCGTCCTGACCGGCCACACGAGGGCAAGGTTATTACGTTGCATCGCAATACGCGATGGTGTTCGGATGGATTTGAAATTTGCTGCGACAATCGGGAAGTTGTGCGCGTCGCGTTTGCCCTTGATTCGTGCGACCGGGAAATAATCAGCTACGTGGCAACGACAAGGGGCATTTCGGGGTCCATGATTCGGGATTTGATGCTGGAAAGTGTGGAACGTCGCTTTAGAGTTGCTCGGACACCACATTCAGTGGAATGGCTGTCCGACAACGGCTCATGCTACACGGCAAGGGAAACGGTCGAGTTCGCCTCGTGGCTGGGGCTGCAAAGCCGCTTCACGCCTGTTCGCAGTCCGGAAAGCAACGGGATGGCTGAGGCGTTCGTCAAAACATTCAAACGGGATTATGTTGCCTGCAACGTCTGCCCTGACGCACGAACGGTTTTGAATTGCCTGTCCGCGTGGATGGAAGACTACAACGAAAACGCGCCGCACAAGGGCTTGCGGATGCGCTCGCCAAGAGAGTTCATCCGCCTGTCATTAACCGCAGGGTGTCCGGTTTTATAG
- a CDS encoding sensor histidine kinase: protein MGEMSGFKAECRSSQEEIAQQFAMFEKHVCFPFIDALPGGVFILNTRREIVYLHPRSAHLVTQKDINSCLGMRVGEALGCVNALEGENGCHTSRFCTYCGAVKALDGSEKYGQGREECNLLRQTGERVERLNLEVLAVRVENCGDNYFVFSVEDRSEAKELSALERFFFHDVLNLAGGVRSMLEMFEPQLSAASENASDMLMRAANRLVNEIVVQKKLCEALRDEMPVASEMIRSSRIGEDLIWLYQAYWPNGPRIQLDEGYESVMLESDRALLERVLGNMIKNAAEASKRDQVVALGCNRTPSGIRFWVRNEGVLEDHVRNQLFRNSFSTKSKNRGLGTQSMKLLGERYLGGKVGFDSSKQHGTVFYLELPSTC from the coding sequence ATGGGTGAAATGTCAGGTTTCAAGGCGGAATGCCGTTCGTCTCAAGAGGAAATCGCCCAGCAGTTCGCCATGTTCGAAAAGCATGTCTGCTTTCCGTTCATCGATGCGCTTCCCGGCGGCGTTTTCATCCTGAACACCAGGCGGGAGATCGTCTACCTGCATCCTCGCAGCGCGCACCTTGTCACGCAAAAAGACATCAACTCCTGCCTTGGCATGCGCGTCGGCGAGGCCCTGGGCTGCGTGAACGCCCTCGAAGGGGAAAACGGATGTCATACGAGCCGGTTCTGCACGTACTGCGGGGCCGTCAAGGCGCTGGACGGGAGCGAGAAGTATGGCCAAGGCCGTGAGGAGTGCAACCTGCTCCGCCAGACCGGCGAGCGGGTCGAGCGTCTCAATCTGGAAGTGCTCGCAGTTCGTGTGGAGAACTGCGGCGACAATTATTTTGTTTTTTCCGTGGAAGATCGATCTGAAGCAAAAGAATTGTCCGCTCTGGAACGGTTCTTCTTTCATGACGTGCTCAATCTCGCGGGCGGGGTCCGCAGCATGCTTGAAATGTTCGAACCGCAGTTGTCCGCGGCCAGCGAAAACGCTTCGGACATGCTGATGCGAGCCGCAAATCGCCTCGTGAACGAAATCGTGGTCCAAAAGAAATTGTGCGAAGCGCTGCGCGACGAAATGCCAGTTGCTTCAGAGATGATCCGCAGCAGCAGGATCGGCGAGGATTTGATCTGGCTGTATCAGGCCTATTGGCCGAACGGACCGCGCATTCAACTGGACGAGGGATATGAATCCGTGATGCTGGAATCGGATCGCGCTTTGCTCGAGCGGGTCTTGGGCAACATGATCAAAAATGCGGCCGAGGCATCGAAGCGGGATCAAGTCGTCGCATTGGGCTGCAATCGTACGCCAAGCGGCATCCGTTTTTGGGTTCGCAATGAGGGCGTTCTCGAAGACCACGTCCGCAATCAACTGTTTCGAAACAGCTTCAGCACCAAGTCGAAGAATCGCGGTCTGGGCACGCAAAGCATGAAGCTTCTTGGCGAGCGGTATCTCGGCGGGAAAGTCGGCTTCGATTCCTCGAAGCAGCATGGAACTGTTTTCTATCTGGAATTGCCCTCCACATGCTGA